In a single window of the Mytilus galloprovincialis unplaced genomic scaffold, xbMytGall1.hap1.1 HAP1_SCAFFOLD_66, whole genome shotgun sequence genome:
- the LOC143060103 gene encoding uncharacterized protein LOC143060103: MEGLTKAYTYESLLILFSVIIFPDEVVSWGTKLQTTNHISGWIPMRSQDNSLSYHVWNHNLNDLPIRVDVQVKPQTGSDTGYFFPGIAAAQRDDSMALPYGGMVYKYNKDSVMMYAPNKHSGKPSGNAIYTGGAEWNGPKQQTESNVLTRVRVWGEQHFPTPDFNTSWTSIKIAKPSPREISHGLGVQPEYVVLQIKLGSTEDVADGIGYMMAIESSLNGVKWGGVPYAYDDKLIRVWTRYMGGSLFTIPDGWGTSREMYKSGQYRILAWKSLKAKTNIIQKLNLPSSSNTELKFSQTINQNRDIMQVMVKELPDKLGGNQNRGFLFKATGAVQNTLMGTSYGGVVYSYSNQYIRVWYPPVKDNGKTYLIYLDNLFGKSSLARTAQLEITTFVPYDSSLSTTITTTPMTSTTTTSTASTPRTKATSTTTPMTPSTTTATVSTPRTKATSTTTPMTPSTTTSTVSTPTTKSTSATTKTSSLPTTTTPATTSTKTTLIDTTTTSALPTTTYTKSTSAAFTFTAGISNKKVLSNNGKLCKLKFDYWVYLLIGFGSCLVLVSIIWLCWYCLRSKDSKVTNIMEDKKRKTSLSVTKKEAWSLDFI, from the exons TTGTTTCTTGGGGCACAAAGTTACAAACAACAAACCATATCAGCGGATGGATACCAATGCGCTCCCAAGACAACAGTCTTTCATACCACGTTTGGAACCATAATCTAAACGATTTACCAATAAGGGTAGACGTACAAGTTAAACCTCAAACAGGGTCAGACACCGGTTATTTTTTCCCTGGAATAGCTGCAGCACAGCGAGATGACTCAATGGCGCTTCCTTATGGTGGGATGGTTTATAAGTATAATAAAGACTCCGTGATGATGTACGCTCCAAATAAACATTCAGGGAAGCCATCAGGAAATGCAATATACACAG GTGGAGCAGAATGGAATGGTCCAAAACAGCAAACCGAATCGAATGTTCTAACTAGAGTTCGCGTTTGGGGAGAACAACATTTTCCAACTCCAGACTTTAATACTAGTTGGACATCAATTAAAATAG CTAAACCATCTCCAAGAGAAATATCACACGGTCTTGGAGTACAACCAGAATATGTTGTTCTACAGATAAAGCTCGGATCAACTGAAGATGTAGCTGATGGAATTG GTTATATGATGGCCATAGAGTCTTCTTTAAACGGAGTCAAATGGGGAGGTGTACCTTATGCTTACGATGACAAACTCATACGTGTCTGGACTCGATATATGGGAG GATCTTTATTTACCATTCCCGATGGTTGGGGAACATCTCGGGAAATGTACAAGTCTGGCCAATACAGAATACTTGCTTGGAAATCATTGAAAGCAAAAACAAACATCATACAAAAGTTAAATCTACCTTCATCGTCAAATACTGAACTGAAGTTTTCTCAGACAATTAACCAAAACCGAGATATTATGCAAGTAATG GTTAAAGAATTGCCAGATAAGCTTGGTGGCAATCAAAATAGGGGCTTCTTATTCAAAGCAACCGGCGCAGTGCAAAACACGCTGATGGGTACATCATATGGAGGTGTTGTGTATTCCTACTCTAATCAGTATATACGTGTATGGTACCCTCCAGTGAAAGATAACGGAAAAACGTACTTGATATACTTAGACAACTTATTTGGAAAATCATCGTTAGCGAGAACGGCACAGTTGGAGATAACAACTTTTGTTCCTTATGATTCAA GTTTATCAACAACAATTACAACAACACCAATGACATCTACAACTACAACATCAACTGCTTCAACTCCAAGAACAAAAGCAACCAGTACAACAACACCAATGACACCTTCAACTACAACAGCAACTGTTTCAACTCCAAGAACAAAAGCAACCAGTACAACAACACCAATGACACCTTCAACTACAACATCAACTGTTTCAACTCCAACAACAAAATCAACCAGTGCAACAACCAAGACATCCTCACTGCCAACGACCACAACGCCAGCAACAACATCAACCAAGACAACTTTGATAGATACAACGACTACATCAGCACTACCAACGACTACGTATACCAAATCAACGTCAGCAGCGTTTACATTCACAGCTGGAATTTCAA aCAAGAAGGTCTTATCCAACAATGGTAAACTCTGTAAACTGAAGTTTG ATTATTGGGTATATTTACTTATCGGATTTGGAAGTTGCTTAGTTCTTGTGTCTATCATTTGGCTTTGTTGGTATTGTTTACGTTCTAAAGATAGCAAAGTAACTAACATAATGGAAgacaaaaagagaaaaacaagTTTAAGTGTGACAAAGAAGGAAGCATGGAGCCTCGATTTCATCTGA